Below is a genomic region from Thermus islandicus DSM 21543.
CCGGTAGGCCACCCGGTTGGCGGCCTCGGAGGCGAAGAGCTTGGCCAGGCTGGCCTCGAGGGTGTAGGGCTCCCCCTTGACCTTCTTCCAGGCAGCCCGGTAGGTGAGGAGGCGGGCGGCCTCCAGGTCCAGCTTCATGGAGGCGAGGTGCTCCTGAACGAGCTGGAAGCCCGCGATGGGCCGGCCGAAGGCCCGCCTCTCCTTGGCGTAGGCCACGGAGAGGTCCAAAGCGCGCTGCATGAGCCCCACCGCCCCTGCCGCCAGGGAGATGCGCCCCGTGTCCAGGGTGGAAAGGGCGATTCTAAACCCCTCCCCCTCCCTCCCCAAGACCCGGTCCTTGGGCACCCGCACCCCGTCCAAAAAGACCATCCCCGTGTCCGCCGCCCTAAGCCCCAGCTTCCCCTTGAGGGGGGCCGTCCTCACCCCGTCCTCCCGCTCCACCAGGAAGCAGGTGATCCCCTTGGCCCCCTTCCCGGGGTCGGTCTTGGCGAAGACGAGGAAGACCTGGGCCACGTTGGCGTGGGAGATGAAGGTCTTCTGGCCCTCCAGCACGTAAAACTCCCCGTCCTGGTAAGCCCGGGTCCTGAGGCTTGCCGCGTCCGACCCGGCCTCGGGCTCGGTGAGGGCGAAGGCCCCCAGAACCTCCCCCCGGGCCAGGCGGGGGACGTACCGCCTCTTCTGGGCCTCGGTGCCGTAGGCGAGGAGGGGGGTGAGAACCAGGCTCTGCTGCACGGAGAGGATGGAGCGCAA
It encodes:
- a CDS encoding acyl-CoA dehydrogenase family protein, with product MEGPEHKEIRELARRFLSERGGALRAYEEEEAFPWPLVEGMARLGFLGVFVPEGLGGAGLDFFAYLALLEEMGGWASLRSILSVQQSLVLTPLLAYGTEAQKRRYVPRLARGEVLGAFALTEPEAGSDAASLRTRAYQDGEFYVLEGQKTFISHANVAQVFLVFAKTDPGKGAKGITCFLVEREDGVRTAPLKGKLGLRAADTGMVFLDGVRVPKDRVLGREGEGFRIALSTLDTGRISLAAGAVGLMQRALDLSVAYAKERRAFGRPIAGFQLVQEHLASMKLDLEAARLLTYRAAWKKVKGEPYTLEASLAKLFASEAANRVAYRAIQVHGGYGFFEDYEVARLYRDARILTLYEGTSEVQKLIIGAHLTGMRAFSSDGEAFR